The following proteins are encoded in a genomic region of Arachis stenosperma cultivar V10309 chromosome 4, arast.V10309.gnm1.PFL2, whole genome shotgun sequence:
- the LOC130973638 gene encoding cyclin-A1-4-like isoform X2, whose amino-acid sequence MPFLQMKQLILWRRFVRAAQGVSETPSLQLECLTNYIAELSLLEYNMLCYAPSLIAASAIFLAKFILSPSTKPWNATLKHYTQYQPSDLCSCVRDLHRLCCNHPNSNLPAIREKYSQHKIC is encoded by the exons ATGCCATTCCTCCAAATGAAGCAATTGATACTGTGGAG ACGGTTCGTTCGTGCAGCTCAAGGAGTCAGTGAG ACCCCTTCGTTGCAACTAGAGTGCTTGACAAACTACATTGCCGAATTGTCTTTGTTGGAGTACAATATGCTTTGTTATGCTCCGTCACTAATAGCTGCTTCTGCAATTTTTCTAGCCAAGTTTATACTCTCCCCCTCAACCAAACCATGG AATGCTACATTGAAGCACTATACACAATACCAGCCTTCTGATTTGTGTAGTTGTGTAAGGGATCTCCATCGACTTTGTTGCAACCATCCTAATTCCAATTTGCCTGCAATTAGGGAAAAGTATAGTCAGCACAAG ATATGTTGA
- the LOC130973638 gene encoding cyclin-A1-4-like isoform X1, which yields MPFLQMKQLILWRLKFEMTAPTIKCFLRRFVRAAQGVSETPSLQLECLTNYIAELSLLEYNMLCYAPSLIAASAIFLAKFILSPSTKPWNATLKHYTQYQPSDLCSCVRDLHRLCCNHPNSNLPAIREKYSQHKIC from the exons ATGCCATTCCTCCAAATGAAGCAATTGATACTGTGGAG GCTTAAGTTTGAAATGACAGCTCCAACAATTAAGTGTTTCTTAAG ACGGTTCGTTCGTGCAGCTCAAGGAGTCAGTGAG ACCCCTTCGTTGCAACTAGAGTGCTTGACAAACTACATTGCCGAATTGTCTTTGTTGGAGTACAATATGCTTTGTTATGCTCCGTCACTAATAGCTGCTTCTGCAATTTTTCTAGCCAAGTTTATACTCTCCCCCTCAACCAAACCATGG AATGCTACATTGAAGCACTATACACAATACCAGCCTTCTGATTTGTGTAGTTGTGTAAGGGATCTCCATCGACTTTGTTGCAACCATCCTAATTCCAATTTGCCTGCAATTAGGGAAAAGTATAGTCAGCACAAG ATATGTTGA